A genomic segment from Mustela lutreola isolate mMusLut2 chromosome 15, mMusLut2.pri, whole genome shotgun sequence encodes:
- the RANGRF gene encoding ran guanine nucleotide release factor isoform X1, whose translation MPAPGPKPMEPVRDYPLFGGAFSAALPPGALDVSDLRPVPDNQEVFCHRVTDQSLIVELLELQAHVQGEEAARYHFEDVGGVQGARSVQVDSVQPLLLENLALRSCCQEAWVLSGKQQVAKENHQVAKDVTVHQALLRLPQYQTDLLLTFNDPPPDHRLSLGPENLSLPPWSLGDFEQLVTGLTLHDPNIFGPQ comes from the exons ATGCCCGCCCCTGGTCCCAAACCCATGGAGCCCGTGCGAGACTACCCGCTGTTCGGGGGCGCCTTCTCCGCCGCTCTCCCTCCCGGGGCCCTTGACGTAAG CGACCTCCGACCGGTCCCGGACAACCAGGAAGTTTTCTGCCACCGCGTGACGGACCAGAGCCTGATCGTGGAACTTCTGGAGCTGCAGGCCCACGTGCAGGGAGAGGAGGCTGCGCG GTACCACTTTGAGGACGTGGGCGGGGTGCAGGGGGCTAGGTCTGTGCAGGTGGACAGTGTGCAGCCCCTCCTTTTGGAGAACCTGGCTCTGAGGAGCTGCTGTCAAGAAGCCTGGGTCCTGTCTGGCAAGCAGCAGGTAGCTAAAGAAAACCACCAG GTAGCAAAGGATGTGACAGTGCACCAGGCTTTGCTGCGGCTGCCCCAGTACCAGACTGATCTCCTGCTCACCTTCAATGATCCCCC ccctgACCATAGGTTATCTCTTGGTCCTGAAAATCTGTCACTTCCGCCCTGGAGCCTGGGTGACTTCGAACAGCTGGTGACCGGTCTGACCCTTCACGACCCCAACATCTTTGGTCCCCAGTAA
- the RANGRF gene encoding ran guanine nucleotide release factor isoform X2 encodes MPAPGPKPMEPVRDYPLFGGAFSAALPPGALDVSDLRPVPDNQEVFCHRVTDQSLIVELLELQAHVQGEEAARYHFEDVGGVQGARSVQVDSVQPLLLENLALRSCCQEAWVLSGKQQVAKENHQVAKDVTVHQALLRLPQYQTDLLLTFNDPPLSLGPENLSLPPWSLGDFEQLVTGLTLHDPNIFGPQ; translated from the exons ATGCCCGCCCCTGGTCCCAAACCCATGGAGCCCGTGCGAGACTACCCGCTGTTCGGGGGCGCCTTCTCCGCCGCTCTCCCTCCCGGGGCCCTTGACGTAAG CGACCTCCGACCGGTCCCGGACAACCAGGAAGTTTTCTGCCACCGCGTGACGGACCAGAGCCTGATCGTGGAACTTCTGGAGCTGCAGGCCCACGTGCAGGGAGAGGAGGCTGCGCG GTACCACTTTGAGGACGTGGGCGGGGTGCAGGGGGCTAGGTCTGTGCAGGTGGACAGTGTGCAGCCCCTCCTTTTGGAGAACCTGGCTCTGAGGAGCTGCTGTCAAGAAGCCTGGGTCCTGTCTGGCAAGCAGCAGGTAGCTAAAGAAAACCACCAG GTAGCAAAGGATGTGACAGTGCACCAGGCTTTGCTGCGGCTGCCCCAGTACCAGACTGATCTCCTGCTCACCTTCAATGATCCCCC GTTATCTCTTGGTCCTGAAAATCTGTCACTTCCGCCCTGGAGCCTGGGTGACTTCGAACAGCTGGTGACCGGTCTGACCCTTCACGACCCCAACATCTTTGGTCCCCAGTAA
- the SLC25A35 gene encoding solute carrier family 25 member 35 isoform X2, with translation MDFLMSGLAACGACLFTNPLEVVKTRMQLQGELRAPGTYQRHYRNVFHAFITIGKVDGLAALQKGLAPALLYQFLMNGIRLGTYGLAEAGGYLHTAEGALSRPRSAAAGALAGVMGAYLGSPIYMVKTHLQAQAASEIAVGHQYKHRGMFQALSEIGQKHGLVGLWRGALGGLPRVIIGSSTQLCTFSSTKDLITQWEIFPPQSWKVALVAAMVSGIAVVLAMTPFDVVSTRLYNQPTDAQGKLEWSCAASSLRREKN, from the exons ATGGACTTTTTGATGAGTGGCCTGGCGGCCTGCGGGGCCTGCTTGTTCACCAACCCCCTGGAAGTGGTAAAGACCAGGATGCAGTTGCAGGGGGAACTGCGGGCCCCCGGCACCTACCAGCGGCACTACCGAAACGTCTTCCATGCCTTCATCACCATCGGCAAGGTGGATGGCCTGGCTGCGCTGCAGAAGGGCCTGGCCCCTGCTCTCTTATACCAGTTCCTGATGAATGGCATCCGCTTGGGCACCTACGGGCTGGCTGAGGCTGGGGGCTACCTGCACACGGCAGAAGGAGCCCTCAGCCGTCCCCGCAGCGCCgcagctggggccctggctggggtCATGGGAGCCTACTTGGGGAGCCCCATCTACATG GTGAAGACACATCTACAGGCACAGGCAGCCTCAGAAATTGCCGTGGGTCACCAGTATAAGCATCGG GGCATGTTTCAGGCGCTAAGCGAGATTGGCCAGAAACATGGGCTGGTGGGGTTGTGGCGCGGGGCCCTGGGCGGCCTGCCCCGAGTTATCATCGGTTCCTCCACCCAGCTGTGCACCTTCTCCTCCACCAAGGACCTCATCACTCAGTGGGAG ATATTTCCACCCCAGAGCTGGAAGGTGGCTCTGGTGGCTGCCATGGTGAGTGGCATCGCCGTGGTCCTGGCCATGACACCCTTTGATGTGGTCAGCACGAGGCTCTACAACCAGCCCACTGATGCCCAGGGCAAG CTTGAGTGGTCGTGTGCCGCTTCCAGTctgcgacgagagaagaattag
- the SLC25A35 gene encoding solute carrier family 25 member 35 isoform X3 has product MDFLMSGLAACGACLFTNPLEVVKTRMQLQGELRAPGTYQRHYRNVFHAFITIGKVDGLAALQKGLAPALLYQFLMNGIRLGTYGLAEAGGYLHTAEGALSRPRSAAAGALAGVMGAYLGSPIYMVKTHLQAQAASEIAVGHQYKHRIFPPQSWKVALVAAMVSGIAVVLAMTPFDVVSTRLYNQPTDAQGKGLMYRGILDALLQTARTEGFFGMYKGIGASYFRLGPHTVLSLFFWDQLRTLYNTYTK; this is encoded by the exons ATGGACTTTTTGATGAGTGGCCTGGCGGCCTGCGGGGCCTGCTTGTTCACCAACCCCCTGGAAGTGGTAAAGACCAGGATGCAGTTGCAGGGGGAACTGCGGGCCCCCGGCACCTACCAGCGGCACTACCGAAACGTCTTCCATGCCTTCATCACCATCGGCAAGGTGGATGGCCTGGCTGCGCTGCAGAAGGGCCTGGCCCCTGCTCTCTTATACCAGTTCCTGATGAATGGCATCCGCTTGGGCACCTACGGGCTGGCTGAGGCTGGGGGCTACCTGCACACGGCAGAAGGAGCCCTCAGCCGTCCCCGCAGCGCCgcagctggggccctggctggggtCATGGGAGCCTACTTGGGGAGCCCCATCTACATG GTGAAGACACATCTACAGGCACAGGCAGCCTCAGAAATTGCCGTGGGTCACCAGTATAAGCATCGG ATATTTCCACCCCAGAGCTGGAAGGTGGCTCTGGTGGCTGCCATGGTGAGTGGCATCGCCGTGGTCCTGGCCATGACACCCTTTGATGTGGTCAGCACGAGGCTCTACAACCAGCCCACTGATGCCCAGGGCAAG GGCCTGATGTACCGGGGGATACTGGATGCCCTTCTACAGACTGCTCGGACAGAGGGCTTCTTTGGCATGTACAAGGGTATAGGTGCCTCCTACTTCCGCCTTGGCCCCCACACtgtcctttccctcttcttctgggaccagTTACGCACCCTCTACAACACGTACACCAAATGA
- the RANGRF gene encoding ran guanine nucleotide release factor isoform X3 yields the protein MPAPGPKPMEPVRDYPLFGGAFSAALPPGALDVSDLRPVPDNQEVFCHRVTDQSLIVELLELQAHVQGEEAARYHFEDVGGVQGARSVQVDSVQPLLLENLALRSCCQEAWVLSGKQQVAKDVTVHQALLRLPQYQTDLLLTFNDPPPDHRLSLGPENLSLPPWSLGDFEQLVTGLTLHDPNIFGPQ from the exons ATGCCCGCCCCTGGTCCCAAACCCATGGAGCCCGTGCGAGACTACCCGCTGTTCGGGGGCGCCTTCTCCGCCGCTCTCCCTCCCGGGGCCCTTGACGTAAG CGACCTCCGACCGGTCCCGGACAACCAGGAAGTTTTCTGCCACCGCGTGACGGACCAGAGCCTGATCGTGGAACTTCTGGAGCTGCAGGCCCACGTGCAGGGAGAGGAGGCTGCGCG GTACCACTTTGAGGACGTGGGCGGGGTGCAGGGGGCTAGGTCTGTGCAGGTGGACAGTGTGCAGCCCCTCCTTTTGGAGAACCTGGCTCTGAGGAGCTGCTGTCAAGAAGCCTGGGTCCTGTCTGGCAAGCAGCAG GTAGCAAAGGATGTGACAGTGCACCAGGCTTTGCTGCGGCTGCCCCAGTACCAGACTGATCTCCTGCTCACCTTCAATGATCCCCC ccctgACCATAGGTTATCTCTTGGTCCTGAAAATCTGTCACTTCCGCCCTGGAGCCTGGGTGACTTCGAACAGCTGGTGACCGGTCTGACCCTTCACGACCCCAACATCTTTGGTCCCCAGTAA
- the SLC25A35 gene encoding solute carrier family 25 member 35 isoform X1 yields MDFLMSGLAACGACLFTNPLEVVKTRMQLQGELRAPGTYQRHYRNVFHAFITIGKVDGLAALQKGLAPALLYQFLMNGIRLGTYGLAEAGGYLHTAEGALSRPRSAAAGALAGVMGAYLGSPIYMVKTHLQAQAASEIAVGHQYKHRGMFQALSEIGQKHGLVGLWRGALGGLPRVIIGSSTQLCTFSSTKDLITQWEIFPPQSWKVALVAAMVSGIAVVLAMTPFDVVSTRLYNQPTDAQGKGLMYRGILDALLQTARTEGFFGMYKGIGASYFRLGPHTVLSLFFWDQLRTLYNTYTK; encoded by the exons ATGGACTTTTTGATGAGTGGCCTGGCGGCCTGCGGGGCCTGCTTGTTCACCAACCCCCTGGAAGTGGTAAAGACCAGGATGCAGTTGCAGGGGGAACTGCGGGCCCCCGGCACCTACCAGCGGCACTACCGAAACGTCTTCCATGCCTTCATCACCATCGGCAAGGTGGATGGCCTGGCTGCGCTGCAGAAGGGCCTGGCCCCTGCTCTCTTATACCAGTTCCTGATGAATGGCATCCGCTTGGGCACCTACGGGCTGGCTGAGGCTGGGGGCTACCTGCACACGGCAGAAGGAGCCCTCAGCCGTCCCCGCAGCGCCgcagctggggccctggctggggtCATGGGAGCCTACTTGGGGAGCCCCATCTACATG GTGAAGACACATCTACAGGCACAGGCAGCCTCAGAAATTGCCGTGGGTCACCAGTATAAGCATCGG GGCATGTTTCAGGCGCTAAGCGAGATTGGCCAGAAACATGGGCTGGTGGGGTTGTGGCGCGGGGCCCTGGGCGGCCTGCCCCGAGTTATCATCGGTTCCTCCACCCAGCTGTGCACCTTCTCCTCCACCAAGGACCTCATCACTCAGTGGGAG ATATTTCCACCCCAGAGCTGGAAGGTGGCTCTGGTGGCTGCCATGGTGAGTGGCATCGCCGTGGTCCTGGCCATGACACCCTTTGATGTGGTCAGCACGAGGCTCTACAACCAGCCCACTGATGCCCAGGGCAAG GGCCTGATGTACCGGGGGATACTGGATGCCCTTCTACAGACTGCTCGGACAGAGGGCTTCTTTGGCATGTACAAGGGTATAGGTGCCTCCTACTTCCGCCTTGGCCCCCACACtgtcctttccctcttcttctgggaccagTTACGCACCCTCTACAACACGTACACCAAATGA
- the RANGRF gene encoding ran guanine nucleotide release factor isoform X4 has product MPAPGPKPMEPVRDYPLFGGAFSAALPPGALDVSDLRPVPDNQEVFCHRVTDQSLIVELLELQAHVQGEEAARYHFEDVGGVQGARSVQVDSVQPLLLENLALRSCCQEAWVLSGKQQVAKDVTVHQALLRLPQYQTDLLLTFNDPPLSLGPENLSLPPWSLGDFEQLVTGLTLHDPNIFGPQ; this is encoded by the exons ATGCCCGCCCCTGGTCCCAAACCCATGGAGCCCGTGCGAGACTACCCGCTGTTCGGGGGCGCCTTCTCCGCCGCTCTCCCTCCCGGGGCCCTTGACGTAAG CGACCTCCGACCGGTCCCGGACAACCAGGAAGTTTTCTGCCACCGCGTGACGGACCAGAGCCTGATCGTGGAACTTCTGGAGCTGCAGGCCCACGTGCAGGGAGAGGAGGCTGCGCG GTACCACTTTGAGGACGTGGGCGGGGTGCAGGGGGCTAGGTCTGTGCAGGTGGACAGTGTGCAGCCCCTCCTTTTGGAGAACCTGGCTCTGAGGAGCTGCTGTCAAGAAGCCTGGGTCCTGTCTGGCAAGCAGCAG GTAGCAAAGGATGTGACAGTGCACCAGGCTTTGCTGCGGCTGCCCCAGTACCAGACTGATCTCCTGCTCACCTTCAATGATCCCCC GTTATCTCTTGGTCCTGAAAATCTGTCACTTCCGCCCTGGAGCCTGGGTGACTTCGAACAGCTGGTGACCGGTCTGACCCTTCACGACCCCAACATCTTTGGTCCCCAGTAA